The following coding sequences are from one Streptomyces sp. NBC_01485 window:
- a CDS encoding flavodoxin family protein: MAASPTSDDPYRFEDLTALYVNCTLKPSPQLSHTQGLVDKSRAIMDGAGVTTDEIRAVDHDIATGVYPDMTEHGFATDAWPALQEKVMAADILVLAGPIWLGDNSSVTKKVVERLYGCSGLLNPQGQYAYYGRVGGCLITGNEDGVKHCAMNILYSLQHLGYTVPPQADAGWIGPAGPGPSYLDPGSGGPENDFTNRNTAFMTWNLMHLASLLKHSGGIPAHGNQRSKWDAGCHLDAPNPDYR, encoded by the coding sequence ATGGCAGCGTCGCCCACCTCCGACGACCCGTACCGCTTCGAAGACCTCACCGCGCTCTACGTCAACTGCACCCTCAAACCGTCCCCGCAGCTCAGCCACACCCAGGGCCTGGTGGACAAGAGCCGCGCGATCATGGACGGGGCGGGGGTGACCACGGACGAGATCCGTGCCGTCGACCACGACATCGCAACCGGCGTCTACCCGGACATGACCGAGCACGGCTTCGCCACGGACGCCTGGCCCGCGCTCCAGGAGAAGGTGATGGCCGCCGACATCCTGGTCCTGGCCGGACCGATCTGGCTGGGCGACAACAGCTCGGTGACGAAGAAGGTCGTCGAGAGGCTCTACGGCTGCTCCGGCCTGCTCAACCCACAGGGCCAGTACGCCTATTACGGCCGCGTCGGCGGCTGCCTCATCACCGGCAACGAGGACGGCGTCAAGCACTGCGCCATGAACATCCTCTACAGCCTCCAGCACCTCGGCTACACCGTCCCGCCCCAGGCCGACGCCGGCTGGATCGGCCCCGCCGGCCCCGGCCCGTCCTACCTCGACCCGGGCTCCGGCGGCCCGGAGAACGACTTCACCAACCGCAACACCGCCTTCATGACCTGGAACCTCATGCACCTCGCGTCCCTCCTCAAACACTCCGGCGGCATCCCCGCCCACGGCAACCAACGCTCGAAGTGGGACGCGGGCTGCCACCTCGACGCCCCCAACCCGGACTACCGCTGA
- a CDS encoding response regulator transcription factor — protein MQQPYASPSPSPSSSTGSARVLVVDDDPTVAEVVAGYLGRAGYVVDRADDGPTALTRAAAHWPDLVVLDLMLPGMDGLEVCRRMRGQRQVPVIMLTARGDEDDRILGLEVGADDYVTKPFSPRELVLRVESVLRRTRPPTGIRVLTADGPRAGGLSAGGLRAGGLAVDFAARRATRDGAELALTLREFDLLAFFLRHPGRAFAREDLMREVWGWDFGDLSTVTVHVRRLRGKVEDDPARPRLIQTVWGVGYRFDPGPDHESDPVPDHDSDPVPDPEGE, from the coding sequence ATGCAGCAGCCCTACGCGTCCCCGTCCCCGTCCCCGTCCTCGTCGACGGGGTCCGCCCGGGTCCTGGTGGTCGACGACGACCCCACGGTCGCGGAGGTCGTCGCCGGCTACCTGGGCCGGGCCGGATACGTCGTCGACCGGGCGGACGACGGCCCGACGGCCCTGACCCGGGCCGCCGCGCACTGGCCCGACCTGGTGGTGCTGGACCTGATGCTGCCCGGCATGGACGGCCTGGAGGTGTGCCGCCGGATGCGCGGGCAGCGGCAGGTGCCGGTCATCATGCTCACCGCGCGCGGCGACGAGGACGACCGCATCCTCGGCCTGGAGGTCGGCGCCGACGACTACGTCACCAAGCCGTTCAGCCCCCGCGAACTGGTCCTGCGGGTGGAGTCGGTCCTGCGCCGCACCCGGCCGCCGACCGGCATCCGCGTACTGACCGCCGACGGTCCGCGCGCCGGTGGTCTGAGCGCCGGTGGTCTGCGCGCCGGTGGTCTGGCCGTCGACTTCGCGGCCCGCCGCGCCACCCGCGACGGCGCCGAACTCGCCCTCACCCTGCGCGAGTTCGACCTCCTCGCCTTCTTCCTGCGGCACCCGGGGCGGGCGTTCGCCCGCGAGGACCTGATGCGCGAGGTGTGGGGCTGGGACTTCGGCGACCTGTCCACCGTCACGGTGCACGTGCGCCGCCTGCGCGGCAAGGTCGAGGACGACCCGGCCCGGCCCCGGCTGATCCAGACGGTGTGGGGTGTGGGCTACCGCTTCGACCCGGGCCCTGACCACGAGTCCGACCCCGTTCCTGACCACGACTCCGACCCCGTTCCTGACCCCGAGGGGGAGTGA
- a CDS encoding CopG family transcriptional regulator, producing the protein MATKKVTVTIPEDLLDEIRADAAERGLSAYVAEALRLKRDRDRLRELADWLQEEHGPVTEDEHAAALDELEELDAEHERRRTTGKHNAGEAA; encoded by the coding sequence ATGGCGACGAAGAAGGTAACCGTGACGATTCCCGAGGATCTCCTGGACGAGATCCGCGCGGATGCGGCCGAGCGGGGCCTGTCGGCGTACGTCGCCGAGGCGCTGCGATTGAAGCGCGACCGGGACCGGCTCCGGGAACTGGCCGACTGGCTGCAGGAAGAACACGGCCCCGTCACTGAGGACGAGCACGCGGCAGCGCTCGACGAGCTGGAGGAACTCGACGCCGAACACGAGCGGCGCCGCACCACCGGAAAGCACAACGCCGGAGAGGCCGCGTGA
- a CDS encoding PIN domain-containing protein, with protein MKKRAGEHRQRPLRVFVLDCEALSLAVRGDRKMIAWLDLAARGEAEVVTSPMTLVEAYDGRTTEQRWDWVLSRLQVADIGKDEARRARRLLADAKLHGHEYAIDAVLAVIARQQKGQVTVFTSDVDDLEKLVPDTIVVKKV; from the coding sequence GTGAAGAAGCGAGCCGGTGAGCACCGACAGCGGCCGCTCCGTGTCTTCGTACTGGACTGTGAAGCCCTGTCCCTCGCGGTACGCGGCGATCGGAAGATGATCGCCTGGCTCGACCTCGCGGCGCGGGGGGAGGCCGAGGTGGTGACGTCGCCGATGACCCTGGTCGAGGCGTACGACGGCAGAACGACCGAACAGCGCTGGGACTGGGTACTGTCCAGGCTCCAGGTCGCCGACATCGGGAAGGACGAGGCCCGCCGGGCACGCCGGCTCCTGGCCGACGCGAAGTTGCACGGCCACGAATACGCGATCGACGCAGTGCTCGCCGTCATTGCGCGACAGCAGAAGGGGCAGGTCACCGTCTTCACCTCGGACGTCGACGACCTGGAGAAGCTGGTGCCGGACACGATCGTCGTCAAAAAGGTGTGA
- a CDS encoding glycosyltransferase family 2 protein: MTTDVEVTDLDVDVVLPCLNEAEALPWVLARIPAGWRALVVDNGSTDGSAEIARGLGASVVHEPRRGFGAACHAGLSAATADVVCFCDCDASLDPALLVPFVREVREGAADLVLGRRRPRGRGAWPAHARAGNLALAQLLRRRTGLRLHDLGPLRAARREPLLALGLTDRRSGYPLEMVVRAADAGWRITEHDVPYLPRSGESKVTGTWRGTWQAVRDMSRVLGETPAREGAAR, from the coding sequence GTGACCACGGACGTAGAGGTAACGGACCTAGATGTAGATGTCGTGCTCCCCTGTCTGAACGAGGCCGAGGCGCTCCCCTGGGTCCTGGCCCGCATCCCGGCCGGCTGGCGGGCCCTCGTCGTCGACAACGGCTCGACCGACGGCTCGGCGGAGATCGCGCGCGGGCTCGGGGCGAGCGTCGTCCACGAGCCCCGGCGGGGTTTCGGCGCCGCCTGTCATGCCGGGCTGAGCGCCGCCACCGCCGACGTCGTGTGCTTCTGCGACTGCGACGCCTCTCTCGACCCGGCGCTGCTCGTGCCGTTCGTGCGGGAGGTTCGGGAGGGCGCCGCCGACCTGGTGCTGGGCCGCAGACGGCCACGCGGCCGGGGCGCGTGGCCGGCGCACGCCCGGGCCGGCAACCTCGCACTCGCCCAGCTGCTGCGCCGCCGCACCGGCCTGCGCCTGCACGACCTCGGCCCGCTGCGGGCCGCCCGGCGTGAACCGCTGCTCGCCCTCGGCCTCACCGACCGGCGCAGCGGCTACCCGCTGGAGATGGTGGTGCGCGCCGCCGACGCGGGCTGGCGGATCACCGAGCACGACGTCCCCTACCTGCCCCGTTCCGGCGAATCCAAGGTGACGGGCACCTGGCGCGGCACCTGGCAGGCGGTACGGGACATGAGCCGCGTCCTGGGCGAGACCCCGGCGCGCGAAGGGGCGGCACGGTGA
- a CDS encoding sensor histidine kinase, with protein sequence MRDTLLIALYAAAGAGVTGLAGAGALRLLRRRSLTTSLAVVAAVGVVAMLAGTLAVAWAMFLSPHDLTVVTTVVAMAAAASLATALLLGRRVVASSRELAVAARSFGDDGGFTAPDGPAPAELEELGRELAATSARLAESRDRERALETSRRELVAWISHDLRTPLAGLRAMSEALEDGVATDPDRYLRQIRTEVERLDAMVGDLFELSRIHAGTLPLTPSRISLYDLIGDALAGADPLAREHGVRLVGDRVEPVPVEVDGKEMSRVLGNLLVNAIRRTPADGTVAVAAERSPEGVTVSVTDGCGGIPEEDLPRVFDTGWRGTHARTPPAGAGLGLAIVRGIVEAHQGRATVRNIPGGCRFEVVLPTAAS encoded by the coding sequence ATGCGGGACACCCTCCTCATCGCCCTGTACGCCGCCGCCGGAGCCGGCGTCACCGGTCTCGCCGGAGCGGGTGCGCTCCGTCTCCTGCGGCGCCGTTCGCTCACCACCTCGCTCGCCGTGGTCGCCGCCGTCGGGGTCGTCGCCATGCTCGCGGGAACCCTCGCCGTCGCGTGGGCGATGTTCCTCTCGCCGCACGACCTGACCGTGGTCACCACGGTCGTGGCGATGGCGGCGGCCGCCTCCCTGGCCACCGCACTGCTGCTGGGACGCCGAGTCGTCGCCAGCAGCCGCGAACTCGCGGTCGCGGCCCGCTCGTTCGGCGACGACGGCGGCTTCACCGCACCCGACGGCCCGGCACCGGCCGAACTGGAGGAACTCGGCCGCGAGTTGGCGGCCACCAGCGCCAGACTCGCCGAATCCCGGGACCGCGAACGCGCGTTGGAGACCTCACGGCGCGAACTGGTCGCCTGGATCTCGCACGACCTGCGCACCCCGCTGGCCGGTCTGCGCGCCATGTCCGAGGCCCTGGAGGACGGGGTCGCCACTGACCCCGACCGCTACCTGAGGCAGATCCGCACCGAGGTCGAACGCCTCGACGCCATGGTCGGCGACCTCTTCGAACTCTCCCGCATCCACGCCGGCACCCTCCCCCTCACCCCTTCCCGCATCTCGCTCTACGACCTGATCGGCGACGCCCTCGCCGGCGCGGACCCGCTCGCCCGCGAGCACGGCGTACGGCTGGTCGGCGACCGGGTGGAGCCGGTCCCGGTGGAGGTCGACGGCAAGGAGATGAGCAGGGTCCTCGGAAACCTCCTGGTCAACGCGATCCGCCGGACCCCTGCCGACGGCACGGTGGCGGTCGCCGCCGAGCGCTCGCCGGAGGGCGTGACGGTGTCGGTGACGGACGGCTGCGGAGGCATCCCCGAGGAGGACCTCCCGCGCGTCTTCGACACCGGCTGGCGCGGCACCCACGCCCGTACGCCCCCGGCCGGCGCGGGCCTCGGCCTCGCCATCGTGCGCGGGATCGTCGAGGCGCACCAGGGCCGGGCCACCGTGCGCAACATCCCCGGCGGCTGCCGCTTCGAGGTGGTGCTGCCTACGGCGGCCTCATGA
- a CDS encoding NAD-dependent epimerase/dehydratase family protein: protein MRVLVTGGAGFVGSHVVDALRARGHEGVVFDVREDAGADVRDAGAVGRALVGVDAVCHQAAMVGLGDGVADAAEYVSRNCLGTAVLLAGMAEAGVRRLVLAGSMVVYGEGRYECPRHGVVRPGPRDVGDLDAGRFEPLCPVCGADLRAGLVGEDAPADPRNVYATTKLAQEHLAAAWARSTGGSAVSLRYHNVYGPRMPRDTPYAGVASFFRSALARGEAPRVFEDGRQRRDFVHVRDVAAANVTALEAGMPGGVLTAYNTGSGEPHTVGEMARALADACGGPEPVVTGEYRLGDVRHITADSDRLRAELGWRAEVGFEEGVREFALTGMRRA from the coding sequence ATGCGTGTACTGGTCACCGGCGGTGCCGGGTTTGTGGGGTCTCATGTTGTCGACGCGCTCCGGGCGCGTGGGCATGAGGGGGTCGTGTTCGACGTGCGGGAGGATGCCGGCGCTGATGTGCGCGATGCCGGTGCCGTCGGCCGGGCGCTCGTCGGGGTCGACGCCGTCTGTCATCAGGCGGCGATGGTGGGGCTTGGCGACGGGGTCGCCGATGCGGCGGAGTACGTCTCCCGCAATTGCTTGGGGACGGCGGTCCTGCTTGCGGGCATGGCCGAGGCCGGGGTGCGGCGTCTCGTGCTGGCCGGGTCGATGGTCGTGTACGGGGAGGGGCGGTACGAGTGTCCGCGGCATGGGGTGGTGCGGCCGGGGCCGCGGGACGTCGGGGACCTGGACGCGGGGCGCTTCGAGCCGTTGTGTCCGGTGTGCGGGGCGGACCTCCGGGCCGGGCTGGTCGGCGAGGACGCGCCGGCCGATCCGCGCAACGTGTACGCCACGACCAAGCTCGCGCAGGAACATCTGGCCGCGGCCTGGGCCCGGTCGACGGGCGGGTCGGCGGTGTCGTTGCGCTACCACAACGTGTACGGGCCCCGGATGCCCCGCGACACCCCTTACGCCGGTGTGGCTTCGTTCTTCCGGTCCGCGCTGGCCCGGGGCGAGGCCCCGCGCGTCTTCGAGGACGGGCGGCAGCGGCGGGACTTCGTGCATGTGCGGGACGTGGCCGCCGCCAACGTGACCGCTCTGGAGGCGGGGATGCCGGGCGGGGTGCTGACGGCGTACAACACCGGCAGCGGTGAGCCGCACACCGTCGGGGAGATGGCGCGGGCGCTGGCCGACGCGTGTGGCGGGCCCGAGCCCGTCGTCACCGGCGAGTACCGGCTGGGCGACGTCCGGCACATCACGGCGGACTCGGACCGGCTGCGGGCGGAGCTGGGGTGGCGGGCGGAGGTCGGCTTCGAGGAGGGGGTGCGGGAGTTCGCGCTGACCGGGATGCGTAGGGCGTAG
- a CDS encoding phosphorothioated DNA-binding restriction endonuclease: MDWLERTAKLRQWSRSGSRAPHKPLLFLYALGRFQHDADGDLRYSAVEDDLGRLLAEYGPPNRTTPAYPFHHLVSDGVWEVRTDHGQGSPGSGVRELRAAGAAGRLAPELRAALRREPSLLGRMARVLLDLNFPPSLHGELCEAVGLELQPVKTEQLSVVRRQRDPRLREQVLTAYEYRCAFCGYDGRIGAVPVGLEAAHVRWWAFDGPDDVDNGLCLCSLHHKLFDKGVLGIGDGHRILVSTRFVGHSPAAREYVIALAGRPLIGPQPGARPVAAIHRSWHTGQVFHGSPRPATAA; encoded by the coding sequence ATGGACTGGCTGGAGCGCACCGCAAAGCTGAGGCAGTGGAGCAGAAGCGGGAGCCGCGCTCCGCACAAGCCGCTGCTGTTCCTGTACGCCCTCGGCCGGTTCCAGCACGATGCCGATGGCGACCTGCGGTACAGCGCGGTGGAGGACGACCTCGGCCGGCTGCTGGCCGAGTACGGACCGCCCAACAGAACGACGCCCGCCTACCCGTTCCACCATCTGGTGAGCGACGGCGTGTGGGAGGTGCGCACCGACCACGGACAGGGCAGTCCCGGCAGTGGCGTGCGGGAGCTGCGGGCAGCCGGAGCCGCAGGGCGGCTGGCGCCGGAACTACGGGCGGCGCTGCGGCGCGAGCCGTCGCTGCTCGGCCGGATGGCACGGGTCCTGCTCGACCTGAACTTCCCGCCCTCACTCCACGGCGAGCTGTGCGAAGCGGTCGGCCTGGAACTGCAGCCGGTGAAGACCGAACAGCTCTCGGTCGTGCGGAGGCAGCGGGATCCGCGGCTGCGGGAGCAGGTTCTGACGGCCTACGAGTACCGGTGCGCCTTCTGCGGCTACGACGGCAGGATCGGCGCGGTGCCGGTCGGTCTGGAGGCCGCGCATGTGCGCTGGTGGGCGTTCGACGGCCCCGACGACGTCGACAACGGACTGTGCCTGTGCTCGCTACACCACAAGCTCTTCGACAAGGGCGTCCTCGGCATAGGCGACGGCCACCGCATCCTGGTCTCGACGCGCTTCGTCGGCCACAGCCCCGCCGCCCGCGAGTACGTCATAGCGCTCGCCGGTCGCCCGCTCATCGGACCTCAACCGGGTGCCCGCCCCGTCGCGGCGATCCACCGCTCCTGGCACACCGGCCAGGTCTTCCACGGCAGCCCACGCCCCGCCACAGCCGCCTGA
- a CDS encoding DUF2637 domain-containing protein yields MNHEYADPIFERRAWYSDAYAYGSDTGWNGETVDSVHAGALTPPATGWDPVEELAYLMQEAVPAEQAARVPPPRGEPSAGGDFTDPLENLAQITAQLPPTRRSSVGHRKMRVRKVRLKWLQTGSFVIVALVAVIVAMVSVFGGMVAYRPLQNITSGTGGGMVPSWPLLVYGPWMVASLSILRTALHQRRAVHSWFIVLLFSSVAIMLCVAQADKTFTGIAGASLPALASLACFQQLVRQITLTLPPRQGTRRHRQ; encoded by the coding sequence GTGAATCATGAATATGCGGATCCGATCTTTGAGCGGCGTGCATGGTATTCCGACGCATACGCCTACGGGTCGGACACTGGTTGGAACGGGGAAACTGTCGACAGTGTGCACGCCGGGGCCCTAACCCCACCCGCCACGGGCTGGGACCCGGTCGAGGAACTTGCCTATCTCATGCAGGAGGCTGTTCCGGCGGAACAGGCGGCCAGGGTGCCGCCACCTCGCGGCGAGCCCTCGGCCGGCGGCGACTTCACCGACCCGTTGGAGAACCTGGCGCAGATCACGGCTCAACTGCCGCCCACTCGGCGCTCTTCTGTCGGGCATCGGAAGATGCGAGTTCGGAAAGTCCGACTCAAATGGTTGCAAACCGGCAGCTTCGTCATCGTCGCACTGGTCGCTGTCATCGTTGCGATGGTCAGCGTCTTCGGCGGGATGGTGGCCTACAGGCCACTGCAGAACATCACGTCCGGCACAGGAGGTGGAATGGTCCCGTCGTGGCCTCTCCTCGTGTACGGCCCCTGGATGGTGGCCTCTCTCTCCATCCTCCGGACTGCTCTGCATCAGCGCCGAGCCGTGCACTCATGGTTCATCGTTCTACTCTTCTCCTCCGTCGCGATAATGCTGTGCGTAGCACAGGCGGACAAGACATTCACCGGTATCGCGGGGGCTTCCCTGCCCGCTCTCGCGTCCCTCGCATGCTTCCAGCAACTCGTTCGGCAAATCACACTGACCCTGCCACCGCGACAAGGCACGCGCCGCCACCGCCAGTAG